CGTTTTAAAGCTTTAAGAAGCTCCAGCCTCACTCAGTCATCCATCTGCTTACAGCTGGACGAGATGTGCATCACCTTGGATGGAGGAAAAACCAGACTGAACTTTGCAGAAGCTGCCCTGCTCATTCAGGGATCCACCTGCATATACAGCAAGAAGGTAGGTGATGGAGCTGGGTGAGGAGGGTGGAGTCATGCTGGGATGTCAGCGCGTTGGGTGAGGTCTAGATGTGTCTTCCTGACTCTGGTTGTTTCAGGTGGAGCTGCTTCACACCCTTGTGTACCAAACGCTGCAGTACATCAACAACAAGAGCAAGAAGTGAGCCTCATCCTCAGCCATCAGTGGGTAGAGTTGGGTCAGAAATGGTCTCATGGTTCAGGTTCTGTTCTGGTCTCTTTACAGACGGAGCAAAGAGGCGGCGGAGGCTCTGCACGGAGCTGCAGGAGCTACACAGATGAGTCATGATGCTGAGGATGTGGATGAGGTGAGAACAGGAAGCTTACGCTATGTTTACTTTGGTAGTTTGTTTAAGGCATTCTGGGTAACGTAGTCACTGTGTCTGTGTTTGCTTAAGTTCACTCCTCTGGAGACGGAGGTGTGTGAAACCTTCCTGAAGTCTGACCTCGACACGGTGAGTTTCTGTCCCTCAGAAAGTCAGAGTGAAACTGCAGGTTCTTCTCACCGACTCACTTGTTTCCTTTCAGATCGTCAACGTGGTTCCTCTTCCTCCAGAATCTTTGATTCCTCCTGAAACCCACGAGAAGAACAAGCTGCCACTCATCAGGTTTGTGTCCTCCCTTTCTGCCATGCTGTCTTTACCTGATGTCCTCATATGTCCCTCTTCTCTAAGAAAATGTCCTCAACGCTGACCCCTCTGCTCTGACTGATTAGTGTGAAGGGTGAGGTGGTGTGCAGCCAGAAGGACTTCAGGATCAACCTGTTCATCCCAGGGCAGGAGGACCTGATCCTGCTCATGTCAAAATCAGCTGCAGCTTCCAGGTTCCTGCTGGATCAGAATCTCGAACCCATTGAGATGGAGCTTCCAGGTCTGTGTGTTCTCCTCTACCTCATCGGGAATTTTGCTTCCTGTTAAAGGGTTTCAGACCTCAGTTCTTCAGAGTTGAAggatgttaggtattaattaatcaactcagaggcaagaacgatacagagtcagatttACTTACAGCTCACTTTACagtacagactacaaagtgttggcacccctctctctttatttatacatgctggttcacacatggttcaacaaacatttagtgtgtgtgtgtgtgtgtgtgtgtgtgtgtgtgtgtgtgtgtgtgtgtgtgtgtgtgtgtggtcagaaaggttagggttcatgtgtcttgatttcaaacagagagagggagtgATGACTCGGTACCAGTCTCTAGattttgctgataaaagcataactcattcctctccccatctctctttctgtgacatgtaaggagggaaagacACTTAGAgaagacatgagtgataaacaatacaaaagttttcaaaccctaacaaagGAGCAGTAAAATAAAGCTGAGGAGGTGATATGTAGGCCACATTAAAATCCTCAGAGCAAACAGGGACAGACTACCAATCCCAAACTGGGAGCTGAAGGCTCTGAATGTGGATTTACTGGTGGAGGGGAGCGGGATGTGAGAAGGTTTCTCTGTTCCTCGGATTAGAAGGAGAAAGTCAGAACTCTGCAGAAATGGGAAGTCTTCCTGGAAGATCAGTGTAACTCTGGCTGTAGCTGTCTGCGTTGTAGGGTAGGTGCCTTCTCTCTGTAACCATGGCAACAGATCCACATTAAAGACAGATCCTGGTCCAGATGGTTTTCCATAGTTTACTGGGAATATCCAGGACTGTTAGGGTTCCAACAGGATCTACAACATGCTAACATGACCTTGGTCTTGTGTGATGAGCGGGGGATTGGACCAGGAGATGTTTGAGGATGtttggaggtcagaggtcaacCAAAATCTGCAGAAAGGAACACAAGCAGAACTTTGGAAGCAGTTCCAGTGGCTACGGGATATAATGCGTCGTGCTGCTGCCTCAGTTTCTGTGCTTTGAAACCTTCCAAAGCTAGATTGAAGCAGCGCCTCCTGGTGGTTGGAGGACTCTGATTTGTTAGTTTTCTCCTGAAGCATTTCAGTGACTTCATGTTTCCTCCCTCCTGCAGCGGAAGCAGCATCCACCATTCCTCCTGATGACGCTGCAGAGAACTTCCTTCCCATCAACGAGGACATGGATCTGGACCAGGATCCAGAGGAACACATCGAGCGGCAGCAAGTCTCAGTATTGACATCCTCCTAAACCCTCCGTCTGTTTCTGACCCACTGCATGATTCACAGCTTCTAATGAGGTTCTGTTTTAGTCCCAGGCTCAGAGTGAAGGGCGGATGATCCGAGAGAGACGGGATTTGGAAGTGGAGAAGCAGAATGAGATGATTCCAGCTGCTGTGAGACCTTTATAACTGAAACCTGCTCCATGTTTGCTCCACAGCTGCAGGCTCAATCAACTGTTCTGTATTTCAGGTGGAGACCTGGACTCTACATGACCCGTACTCTGTCAACGGAGAGGATAAACCCTTCAAACCAGGTGAGCTTAGGAGAGTTCCAGGTTTCTTCTgtttcccatcagctctgacagAGTTCTGCCTCCTCTGCAGGGAAGTGCTACAAAGTTCCCAACGGTCTGGATGATGGAGGGAAGAGGAAAAGGAGACGACCAGCGCTCCTTCAGGACTTCAGGACCTGGTTCAGCGGAACCTGTGAGTTTTACGTTCTGTGCTTCTTCACTCAGCTTGATTTCTTCTGGAAAGTCCTCATGTCTCATGCCTCTTTCTGCGTTCCAGTCGATCCCCCGGAGCCGAAGCTGAAAGTCGGACCAACGTTCCCAGGTAGGCTGCTTGTTTCTGAGACACAGAACCATCATTTAAGGTTTGGTTGGAGCTAGAACTGAACCTTTGTGATGTTTCAGACCTGAACTACATCTACCTGAGCTTCATAAAGGACAAAGTGAAGAAGCAGAAGAGGATCTGCAGGCGAGCGGTGAGTTCAGTCTTCCTCTTGTGGATCATCCAAGCTGCAGTAAGTGGCTGTAGTTCTCCTGAATGGACTGACTTGAATTGTGGGAGGAGCTGTACTGATTGTTACTGATCTGCTGGTGGTTCCTCCAGACTGTCTGAAACGCAGCGGCTGGTTTCCTGTCAGGAAAATATTGGCATGAAGTAACCGGACCTGTTCTGGTCTCTCTGCACTGGTTTCCAGTCCATTTCAGGATCGGTTTTGAAGTTTTTGACATGTTTGTAACCAGTTTGAACGATACTGTACCTTCTGGACAAGCTGGAGGCTTGGAGGAGAGGCCTGGCTGGTCCCAGCATGAAGTGGGTTACAGTAATCTAGACGCGCTGTGATAAATGCAAGGATTATTATCTGCAGATCATGATTTGACAAGATTGGTTTTAGTTTCGCCACCTGATGTAGCTGAAAGAAACTTTTCTGCAAGACACTTCTGACCTGAGACCTGAATGCAGCGCTACACCTAGACTTGTAACCTGCTGCTTTTCAAGTGGCTCCAGATCACCAAGTTTTAGAGGAGAGGTGCATGAATAAACTCACCTCGGTTTTCTTGTCATTAAAGCTCAGAAAGTTTATGGCCATCCATGATTTGATATCGTCAAAGAGCTTCAGGAGAGGCTGGATGGAGCATGGGCTGTTTGGCTTTATATGGAGGTAGATCTGGCGGTCAACTGTAAACCAATGAAAGGAGATGTCATGATTTCTCAGGAGAGGACAGACCTGGTGGAGCAGGACATCAGAGCTTTTATTATGAACGAGCCATTtaagagaaacagagttttaaaatgtttctggtGAGTTTGTTTTCTTGTGACTGAGCAGCCGTTCCTCTTTGTTCTTGATCTATTTTAAAGGGCGTGGTGATGTCAGAGGAGGAGCTCCGGAGGACCTTCCTACAGCCAGAAGAGGTTGAGCCTGTGGATGAGTTCAGACATGCTGAGCTGTCGGGTCAGTTTATCTTCTGTCAGAGCTTCTTGAATGCTCCCACACATCAGACGCCTTTCTTCATCCCTCCACGGACTGATGCCTCTCTGATTCAGTTCATCCGCTCAGGTTTCTCCTCCTGCTTGGAGCTAAGAACTCTGACCCAGTGACACCAGTCAGAAGTTGCTTTGTGTTGATGCTGCGTTCACTGACCTCAGCTCAGATCTGTCCTGGGACTTCACTGAATGCTTCATGGTGTGGAGCTCAAGGTGGGGTTCTTTGTCTCCTCATCATGATGCATTCACTGAACCTCAGAAAGAGGACGTCCCAGCACTCCCTTCTGAACCTCGGAGTGGAGGGTTGtctgattcaattcagtttatttaattcacaacacatgtcgtctcaaggttcttcacaacagtcaggttcatacattcctattaatcgtaaccattgaacagttcagtcagattcagttatttattcaaattggataaaaagtttttctatctaaggaaacccagcagattgcatccagtcagagacttgcagcattcactccttaatggatgtagctcctttagtcgtttcatctagaaagaaagaacagataaactctgatatCGTCTGATCTTAGATGTTACCAGCGGTGGGTGGGTTGGTTCCTCTGATTGAAGCTGACATTCCTCTTAAAAAGGTGGAGATGACGACAGCTCGGACATTGAACACGATGGGCTTCCTGACGACATTCCTCCAGAGATTACTGGAGGACCGGACTTCATCTCTCCTGGTAAAACGCGCTCAGATCTAATGTAGGTGAACAGAAGAAGTGAGATGTTCCTCAGGGACCTGTTTTTCTCCTTCTGTTGTTTGTCCTCAGAGGCTCAGAGGGATGATCTGACATATGAAGAGCTCGTGCAGCTCCGGGTCGTAAGTCATCCATAACTTCTTTTATCTGGTCCGGATCAGCTTTCTAAATGGGAATGTTATACCATGGTGTGTCTGTGCTGCCTTCAGGAGCAGCTGCTGGTGCACAGTCTGGGTTACACCCAGGAGACTGCTCTGTCCCGCAGAGTCAAGGACTGGGAGGACAAGATCCAGCCTCAACTGGTGCTGCAGGTCAGACTGGTACTGGGAGTGTCCCACAATGTTCCCAGTTTCCACCTGAAGGTCATGACTCATTTGTTTTCCAGGAGGAACGTCCACCGTTTGATATCCACGACTATGGAGGGAGGATCGTCAGAAACCTGAGCAGCGTTGGCTGCCGAAGGTCGTTCGCTTCCATCGTTCGTGGTTTGGACAACTTCGAGGCCTGCAAGTACCTGCTGGCTTCTCTGCAGCTGGTAAACCTCTGACCTGTTCTCTCTGACAGCATTACAGTCAGATCTTCTCCAGGATCTCCATCACAGAGCTCAGGATGTGTCCTGCTGGGTTTTTATGGCTGCTTATTGATATTTATGTTCAGTGAAGGATAAATCATTCATTATTTATAGAGCCACgagttttatttgttatatAATCATGTTGTTCAAGAGAAACTGGAGGACTGTTAGAAGCTGATAGTAAATCTCAGATTGTCTCAAAACATGAGACTAAGGCTGAGTCCCATTTCTCTCCTTGCTGCTCACTCTTGGTCAGTAACGGGTGGGGGTGGGGTAAACAGGAAGTCAGTGCCACGGCATAATATGTCTCATTAAAGTATTTCCATACCAGCAACTATCTTTGACCGCCAACAGGATGAATTCTATAGATCACTGCTTCAGTTAGACTTTACTGAGGTAAAAGGTCATGTTGATCCAGAAGGGAGAAGAAACAGCAGTGATGTTCCACAGTCACATCATGCATTCCTTCTCCAAACTGTGTTTCTGTCGCCCCCTGCAGGCCAACGACTTCACGGTGGAGATCGACAGCGCTGCAGGTCTGGAGGACAGCCTGGACACCATGAGCCTGACCCTGCTCAGCACCCACAGAGCAACAGATCGGTTCAAGACTCTGACGACTTCCAGCTGAACGGACAGTTGGTCCGGTCCTGATTGTTGCGTGAACTCTGGCTGTCCACATCCGTCCCTTCTAATAAAGGCATTCCTGATAAAACCTCACCTGTGGAAGTTCTTGTTCCAGGTGTTGGTTCCTTCAGCTGAATGAGCTTTAACCTGAAATGTGTCTCCAACACACAGAACATCTTCCCTTCTGTTTTCggtcaaatttaataaaatattcagaCTTTTTGCAAACAGGAATCATTTTATTGGACTGGAAAATTCAGTTTgtccaaaaacacaaaagaagctgaatgtttttattcaatCTGATCCTCAAAGTAAACATGTTCATTAACACGTGTATGTTTGAAACAACGAAAGACCTGCTGAGGAGTGCTAATGGTGGCTGCAGAACCATCCTCCTGTTGCTGCCCGTGAATGTGTGCAGTTCTGGGTAGTCCGAGGAAGATTTGACGTTTCTAGTTGGAGAACTTTGTCTCTACAGTCTGACATAGTTCTTGACGTGGTTCCTGATGCTCTCCACAATATGCTCCTGGCTCTTCATCCTGTTGTAATAATCCAGGAACAGTCCATCCGGACTCACCAGGTAGATCAGAATGGTGTGGTCCACAATGTAGTCTCCATCCTCGTCTTTGGGTCCAGGGCTGGCGTACACCCTGTAATCCTGACCCGCATGCTTCACCTCCTCCGGGGTTCCCGTCAGTCCGATTAGCCGGGGGTGAAAGTCTCTAACGTAGCGGGCCAGCGCCGCAACGTCATCCCTCTCCGGGTCCACAGTGATGAAGAGCGGCTGGATGGGTGGTAGGGAGGGGTCCTGGTCCAGAGCGGACACCACGGCGCTTAGCTTGTCCAGCTCGTCAGGACAGATGTCGGGACAATGCGTGAAGCCAAAATACATCAGGACCCAGCTCCCCAGAAAATCCTGCTTGGCCCGGCGTCGGCCCATGTGGTCCAGCAGGCTGAAGGTCCCTTGACCTAGAGCCACCTTCTTGAGCTGGTCCACGCGCTGCTGCCGGTGCCTCTGCTGCTTCTCAGAGTCCAC
This portion of the Girardinichthys multiradiatus isolate DD_20200921_A chromosome 17, DD_fGirMul_XY1, whole genome shotgun sequence genome encodes:
- the ncaph2 gene encoding condensin-2 complex subunit H2 isoform X2, translated to MESTESRYAHLLQPIRELTKNWEIDVASELNDYLEELDEMCITLDGGKTRLNFAEAALLIQGSTCIYSKKVELLHTLVYQTLQYINNKSKKRSKEAAEALHGAAGATQMSHDAEDVDEFTPLETEVCETFLKSDLDTIVNVVPLPPESLIPPETHEKNKLPLISVKGEVVCSQKDFRINLFIPGQEDLILLMSKSAAASRFLLDQNLEPIEMELPAEAASTIPPDDAAENFLPINEDMDLDQDPEEHIERQQVSSQAQSEGRMIRERRDLEVEKQNEMIPAAVETWTLHDPYSVNGEDKPFKPGKCYKVPNGLDDGGKRKRRRPALLQDFRTWFSGTFDPPEPKLKVGPTFPDLNYIYLSFIKDKVKKQKRICRRAGVVMSEEELRRTFLQPEEVEPVDEFRHAELSVHPLRFLLLLGAKNSDPVTPVRSCFVLMLRSLTSAQICPGTSLNASWCGAQGGDDDSSDIEHDGLPDDIPPEITGGPDFISPEAQRDDLTYEELVQLRVEQLLVHSLGYTQETALSRRVKDWEDKIQPQLVLQEERPPFDIHDYGGRIVRNLSSVGCRRSFASIVRGLDNFEACKYLLASLQLANDFTVEIDSAAGLEDSLDTMSLTLLSTHRATDRFKTLTTSS
- the ncaph2 gene encoding condensin-2 complex subunit H2 isoform X1 is translated as MKNSHIMESTESRYAHLLQPIRELTKNWEIDVASELNDYLEELDEMCITLDGGKTRLNFAEAALLIQGSTCIYSKKVELLHTLVYQTLQYINNKSKKRSKEAAEALHGAAGATQMSHDAEDVDEFTPLETEVCETFLKSDLDTIVNVVPLPPESLIPPETHEKNKLPLISVKGEVVCSQKDFRINLFIPGQEDLILLMSKSAAASRFLLDQNLEPIEMELPAEAASTIPPDDAAENFLPINEDMDLDQDPEEHIERQQVSSQAQSEGRMIRERRDLEVEKQNEMIPAAVETWTLHDPYSVNGEDKPFKPGKCYKVPNGLDDGGKRKRRRPALLQDFRTWFSGTFDPPEPKLKVGPTFPDLNYIYLSFIKDKVKKQKRICRRAGVVMSEEELRRTFLQPEEVEPVDEFRHAELSVHPLRFLLLLGAKNSDPVTPVRSCFVLMLRSLTSAQICPGTSLNASWCGAQGGDDDSSDIEHDGLPDDIPPEITGGPDFISPEAQRDDLTYEELVQLRVEQLLVHSLGYTQETALSRRVKDWEDKIQPQLVLQEERPPFDIHDYGGRIVRNLSSVGCRRSFASIVRGLDNFEACKYLLASLQLANDFTVEIDSAAGLEDSLDTMSLTLLSTHRATDRFKTLTTSS
- the ncaph2 gene encoding condensin-2 complex subunit H2 isoform X3 gives rise to the protein MKNSHIMESTESRYAHLLQPIRELTKNWEIDVASELNDYLEELDEMCITLDGGKTRLNFAEAALLIQGSTCIYSKKVELLHTLVYQTLQYINNKSKKRSKEAAEALHGAAGATQMSHDAEDVDEFTPLETEVCETFLKSDLDTIVNVVPLPPESLIPPETHEKNKLPLISVKGEVVCSQKDFRINLFIPGQEDLILLMSKSAAASRFLLDQNLEPIEMELPAEAASTIPPDDAAENFLPINEDMDLDQDPEEHIERQQVSSQAQSEGRMIRERRDLEVEKQNEMIPAAVETWTLHDPYSVNGEDKPFKPGKCYKVPNGLDDGGKRKRRRPALLQDFRTWFSGTFDPPEPKLKVGPTFPDLNYIYLSFIKDKVKKQKRICRRAGVVMSEEELRRTFLQPEEVEPVDEFRHAELSGGDDDSSDIEHDGLPDDIPPEITGGPDFISPEAQRDDLTYEELVQLRVEQLLVHSLGYTQETALSRRVKDWEDKIQPQLVLQEERPPFDIHDYGGRIVRNLSSVGCRRSFASIVRGLDNFEACKYLLASLQLANDFTVEIDSAAGLEDSLDTMSLTLLSTHRATDRFKTLTTSS
- the LOC124883053 gene encoding protein SCO2 homolog, mitochondrial codes for the protein MSGMRYILNHLHAGGGVLLRLQRTGQSPFGLNGQLSQQTLTRSFSRAPDSSTSQARLKLRTRLAVTLLFGGGLMGVWWYVDSEKQQRHRQQRVDQLKKVALGQGTFSLLDHMGRRRAKQDFLGSWVLMYFGFTHCPDICPDELDKLSAVVSALDQDPSLPPIQPLFITVDPERDDVAALARYVRDFHPRLIGLTGTPEEVKHAGQDYRVYASPGPKDEDGDYIVDHTILIYLVSPDGLFLDYYNRMKSQEHIVESIRNHVKNYVRL